Proteins encoded together in one Synechococcus sp. BL107 window:
- the murI gene encoding glutamate racemase encodes MTPLLGFFDSGIGGLTVLRQVLERHGPVQCIYLGDTARVPYGSRSAPEIRLIAAEVVAWLRDQQVSTVVMACNTTNALARDVAEGQAGGPVIGLIGAAAAMVQTSRVGVLATPATVASEAYRFSIEALHPGTLVVEQACPEFVPLIESGDLSSDELRRTAKEYLHPLLEASVESIVLGCTHYPLLEPVLRQLLPDSVQLIDPAVGVARQLDSVLGAPKLSVGEGLHLDDCRFCVTADPDGFATRATPWLGERPRVQLEVLQS; translated from the coding sequence ATGACACCGCTTCTGGGGTTTTTCGACAGCGGCATCGGTGGCCTCACGGTGCTTCGTCAGGTGTTGGAACGTCACGGCCCGGTGCAGTGCATTTATTTAGGCGATACGGCCCGCGTCCCCTACGGCAGCCGTTCGGCCCCTGAAATTCGCTTGATTGCGGCGGAGGTGGTGGCTTGGTTGCGCGATCAACAGGTCTCCACCGTGGTGATGGCGTGCAATACCACCAATGCCTTGGCCCGTGATGTGGCCGAGGGGCAGGCAGGGGGGCCGGTCATTGGCTTGATCGGTGCGGCGGCGGCCATGGTTCAAACCTCACGGGTCGGCGTCTTGGCGACGCCAGCGACGGTTGCCTCCGAGGCCTATCGCTTCAGCATCGAAGCGCTTCATCCCGGCACCCTGGTGGTTGAACAGGCTTGTCCAGAGTTTGTGCCCCTGATTGAGTCCGGCGACTTGAGCAGCGATGAGCTTCGCCGTACAGCAAAGGAGTACTTGCATCCCCTGCTGGAAGCCTCGGTGGAGTCGATCGTGCTGGGCTGTACCCATTACCCGTTGTTGGAGCCAGTGCTGCGCCAGTTGTTACCGGATTCAGTCCAGTTGATTGATCCGGCTGTGGGTGTGGCGCGTCAGCTGGATTCGGTTCTCGGAGCTCCGAAACTATCCGTTGGGGAAGGGCTTCATCTTGATGATTGCCGTTTCTGTGTCACGGCTGATCCGGATGGGTTCGCGACGCGGGCGACCCCCTGGCTCGGCGAACGTCCACGCGTCCAGCTTGAAGTGCTGCAATCCTGA
- the sds gene encoding solanesyl diphosphate synthase: MITVTELLQPVETDLETLLGDLRNLIGAGHPILQAAAEHLFSAGGKRIRPGIVLLISRALAADGELTQRHRRLAEITEMIHTASLVHDDVVDEASTRRGVDTVHSRFDARVAVLAGDFLFAQASWHLANLDDLDVVKLLSRVIMDLADGEVKQGLYRFDTSQSFETYFEKSYCKTASLIANSSRAAGVLSECNPQQLDSLYQFGRQLGLAFQVVDDILDFTGSDQQLGKPAASDLATGYLTAPTFYALEENPELGTLIDREFSEAGDLEQALELVRSSQAIPRTRELAEKFARESRESIAWMADSPSKRALLELPDFVLSRLY; this comes from the coding sequence ATGATCACCGTCACCGAGCTACTGCAACCGGTTGAGACCGATCTCGAGACTTTGCTCGGCGATTTGCGCAATTTGATTGGTGCTGGACACCCCATCCTTCAAGCTGCAGCGGAACATTTATTCAGTGCTGGCGGGAAGCGAATTCGCCCTGGCATTGTCTTGTTGATCTCGAGAGCCCTCGCAGCTGATGGAGAGCTCACACAGCGCCATCGGCGTTTGGCTGAAATCACTGAGATGATCCACACCGCATCGTTGGTTCACGACGATGTGGTGGATGAAGCATCGACCCGTCGGGGTGTGGACACCGTTCACAGTCGATTCGATGCACGCGTTGCTGTTCTTGCTGGCGATTTTCTTTTTGCTCAAGCAAGTTGGCATCTTGCCAATCTGGATGATCTGGATGTCGTCAAATTATTGAGTCGTGTGATCATGGATCTCGCTGATGGCGAGGTCAAACAAGGGCTCTATCGATTCGACACGTCCCAGAGTTTTGAGACCTACTTCGAAAAAAGCTATTGCAAAACAGCGTCCTTAATTGCCAATAGCTCGAGAGCTGCCGGTGTTTTGAGTGAGTGCAATCCACAACAGTTGGATTCTCTCTATCAATTCGGTCGCCAATTGGGCTTGGCTTTTCAAGTTGTCGACGACATTCTTGATTTCACGGGTAGTGATCAGCAGTTGGGTAAGCCAGCTGCCAGTGATTTAGCGACTGGTTACTTAACAGCGCCCACTTTTTATGCACTGGAAGAAAATCCGGAGCTGGGAACGTTGATCGATCGTGAATTCAGCGAAGCTGGTGATCTTGAGCAGGCTCTCGAACTCGTCCGTTCGTCCCAAGCCATTCCTCGGACCCGAGAACTAGCCGAGAAATTTGCCCGCGAGTCTCGCGAATCAATTGCTTGGATGGCTGATTCACCCTCGAAGCGGGCCTTGCTCGAGCTGCCTGATTTTGTCCTTAGCCGCTTGTATTAA
- a CDS encoding HAD family phosphatase → MTLPPVACLFDLDGLLLDTEPFHGMGWRQAAAQFGGELSDEQLLQLRGRRRRDCAQQVDDWLPTPIGIDVLLAVQQPIVRALLPQAPAMPGAEGLVQHCWDHGIKTALVTSSSREAVAFKTSHHPWVESIKERIYGDDPQLAAGKPDPAPYLLAAKRLNVDPSDCWAFEDSNAGMQSAVAAGCRVWVLSNESQNDPLTQNPCRVESLEVVLDQLVNTSG, encoded by the coding sequence ATGACGCTTCCACCGGTGGCCTGCTTATTTGACTTGGATGGGCTCCTGCTCGATACGGAGCCGTTCCATGGGATGGGCTGGCGTCAGGCCGCTGCCCAATTCGGTGGCGAACTGAGCGACGAACAATTACTGCAGCTCAGAGGGCGTCGGCGCAGGGACTGCGCTCAGCAAGTCGACGATTGGCTTCCAACCCCCATTGGAATTGACGTTCTCCTGGCGGTTCAACAACCGATTGTTCGAGCATTGCTCCCACAGGCCCCCGCGATGCCGGGGGCAGAAGGATTGGTGCAGCACTGCTGGGATCACGGCATCAAAACAGCCCTCGTCACCAGCAGCAGTCGTGAGGCGGTGGCCTTTAAAACCAGCCACCACCCTTGGGTTGAATCCATCAAAGAACGCATTTATGGCGATGATCCGCAGTTAGCAGCAGGAAAACCAGATCCAGCGCCGTATTTGCTGGCGGCCAAGCGGCTCAATGTGGATCCCAGCGATTGCTGGGCCTTTGAAGATTCAAACGCGGGAATGCAATCTGCTGTAGCCGCAGGATGCCGCGTATGGGTTTTATCGAATGAATCTCAAAATGACCCTCTAACTCAAAATCCCTGCCGGGTTGAAAGTCTTGAGGTTGTTTTAGACCAGCTCGTTAATACAAGCGGCTAA
- the acs gene encoding acetate--CoA ligase: MDLLLTLSDKRLVQPSLTNTNPSIESVLQEQRVFEPPASFSAEASISSLEAYRAMADAAKADPDSFWGDAARRELHWFEPFHTVLDWSDAPFARWFEGGTTNLSFNCLDRHLEGPTADKTALIWEGEPGDVRRFTYRELHAEVCKAANALKAMGLGKGDLVALYMPMIPEAAIAMLACARIGAPHSVVFGGFSAEALRDRLIDGEVKAVITADGGFRKDKPVSLKPAVDAALADGACPTVHSVLVVQRTKQGVTMVEGRDQWWHELVSGQSDACVAEPMASEDRLFVLYTSGSTGKPKGVVHTTAGYNLWAHLTFQWIFDCRDDDVFWCTADVGWITGHSYIVYGPLSNGATTVMYEGAPRPSKPGAFWELIQKHGITIFYTAPTAIRAFMKGGRSVPDQFDMSSLRLLGTVGEPINPEAWMWYRDVIGGNRCPIVDTWWQTETGGVMISPLPGATPTKPGSATLPLPGIQADIIDAEGNSCGDDEGGYLAVRAPWPGMMRTVHGNPQRFRESYWEHIRPADGSYLYFAGDGARRDADGYFWVMGRVDDVINVSGHRLGTMEIESALVSHPAVAEAAVVGRPDDLKGEGIVAFVTLETGREGSAELQAELRKHVGTEIGPIARPDEIRCSDALPKTRSGKIMRRILRALAAGEEVTGDTSTLEDRSVLDRLRA, translated from the coding sequence ATGGATCTGCTCCTTACCCTGAGCGATAAGCGCCTCGTTCAGCCTTCCTTGACGAACACCAACCCATCGATCGAAAGCGTGCTGCAGGAGCAGCGTGTGTTCGAACCTCCCGCGAGCTTTTCTGCAGAGGCTTCGATTAGCAGCCTTGAGGCTTACAGGGCCATGGCCGATGCGGCGAAGGCTGATCCGGACAGCTTTTGGGGAGACGCAGCCCGTCGCGAACTGCATTGGTTTGAGCCATTCCATACGGTTCTGGATTGGAGCGATGCCCCCTTCGCCCGCTGGTTTGAAGGGGGCACCACCAACTTGTCGTTCAACTGCCTCGATCGGCATCTTGAGGGCCCTACGGCCGACAAGACAGCTCTGATCTGGGAGGGAGAGCCTGGTGATGTGCGTCGCTTCACCTATCGCGAATTGCATGCCGAGGTCTGTAAGGCTGCCAATGCTTTGAAGGCCATGGGCCTCGGCAAGGGCGATCTGGTGGCGCTCTATATGCCGATGATCCCGGAAGCGGCGATTGCGATGCTCGCCTGTGCCCGTATTGGGGCGCCCCATTCCGTGGTGTTCGGTGGCTTCTCGGCCGAAGCATTGCGAGATCGGTTGATTGATGGCGAGGTGAAGGCGGTGATCACCGCCGATGGTGGCTTCCGTAAAGACAAACCTGTTTCGCTGAAGCCAGCCGTCGATGCTGCCCTGGCCGATGGGGCCTGCCCAACCGTTCACTCCGTGTTGGTGGTTCAGCGCACCAAGCAGGGCGTGACGATGGTCGAGGGTCGCGATCAGTGGTGGCATGAGTTGGTGTCGGGCCAAAGCGACGCCTGTGTGGCTGAGCCAATGGCGAGTGAAGACCGCTTATTTGTTCTCTACACCTCTGGTTCCACAGGAAAACCCAAGGGCGTGGTGCACACCACGGCTGGATACAACCTTTGGGCGCATCTCACCTTCCAATGGATTTTTGATTGTCGCGACGACGACGTGTTTTGGTGCACAGCCGATGTGGGCTGGATTACAGGGCACAGCTACATCGTTTATGGCCCCCTTTCCAATGGAGCCACAACGGTGATGTACGAGGGCGCCCCACGTCCCTCTAAGCCAGGGGCGTTCTGGGAGCTGATTCAAAAGCACGGCATCACGATCTTTTACACCGCACCAACGGCGATTCGGGCCTTCATGAAGGGCGGACGTTCGGTGCCCGATCAGTTCGATATGTCCAGCCTTCGTCTGCTGGGCACCGTCGGTGAGCCGATCAATCCAGAAGCTTGGATGTGGTATCGCGACGTGATTGGTGGAAACCGTTGTCCGATCGTTGATACCTGGTGGCAAACCGAAACCGGTGGCGTGATGATCAGCCCCTTGCCTGGGGCAACGCCAACCAAACCGGGTTCTGCAACCTTGCCCTTGCCTGGAATTCAGGCCGACATCATTGATGCTGAGGGCAACAGTTGTGGAGATGACGAGGGGGGCTATCTCGCGGTGCGTGCTCCTTGGCCGGGAATGATGCGCACGGTGCATGGCAACCCCCAGCGTTTCCGGGAGAGTTATTGGGAGCACATTCGTCCAGCGGATGGCTCCTATCTGTATTTCGCTGGCGATGGTGCTCGCCGCGATGCCGATGGCTACTTCTGGGTGATGGGACGGGTTGATGACGTCATCAATGTGTCCGGACATCGCCTGGGCACGATGGAAATCGAATCAGCTCTTGTGAGCCATCCCGCCGTTGCAGAAGCTGCGGTGGTGGGGCGTCCTGATGATCTCAAGGGGGAAGGAATCGTTGCCTTCGTCACCCTGGAAACGGGTCGGGAAGGCTCCGCGGAACTCCAAGCTGAATTGCGGAAGCATGTCGGTACAGAGATCGGACCGATTGCCCGTCCCGATGAAATCCGCTGCAGTGACGCGCTCCCAAAAACCCGCAGTGGAAAAATTATGCGGCGGATTCTGCGTGCCCTCGCCGCTGGTGAAGAGGTCACCGGAGACACCAGCACCCTCGAAGATCGCTCCGTGCTCGATCGACTACGGGCTTAA
- a CDS encoding DUF1350 family protein: MQSWRQQGSIWQLRPKQPQGLIEFIGGSYLAATPQVSYRRILEDLCDAGLAIHAWAYVPGFDHQSQAKKAWMAFRQSRRQLEDRCGVLPAPLRLGHSLGCKLHLLAPDGGRSSHGLVALSFNNFQADRSIPLLGELAPRLGVETEFSPSPQETLRLITRYYIQERNLVVRFGRDELDQSDDLLEALKKRSTDNTEALQLPGDHLTPASAGLRRSLLGAWADDPKRVEVIRRLTQTIGQWAG, translated from the coding sequence ATGCAAAGTTGGCGACAGCAAGGAAGCATTTGGCAACTCCGACCGAAGCAGCCCCAGGGACTGATTGAGTTCATTGGTGGTAGCTACCTCGCGGCCACGCCGCAGGTGAGCTACCGACGCATCCTCGAGGATCTATGCGACGCAGGCCTAGCGATCCATGCTTGGGCCTATGTGCCTGGCTTTGATCACCAAAGCCAGGCGAAGAAGGCCTGGATGGCCTTCCGTCAGTCGCGGCGTCAATTAGAGGATCGCTGTGGAGTGCTCCCCGCTCCTCTGCGTCTGGGACACAGCCTTGGATGCAAGCTGCATCTCCTTGCCCCAGATGGAGGCCGTAGCAGCCATGGCCTGGTGGCCCTGAGCTTCAACAATTTCCAGGCAGATCGATCGATCCCGCTTCTTGGTGAACTTGCACCAAGGCTTGGGGTCGAAACGGAATTCAGTCCGAGCCCGCAGGAAACCCTACGGCTGATCACCCGTTACTACATCCAAGAGCGCAATCTCGTGGTGCGGTTCGGTCGCGATGAGCTCGACCAAAGCGATGACCTCCTTGAAGCTCTAAAAAAGCGCAGCACCGACAACACCGAAGCGTTGCAGTTGCCAGGCGATCACCTCACGCCGGCCAGTGCCGGACTACGCCGGAGCCTGCTTGGCGCATGGGCGGATGACCCAAAGCGGGTCGAGGTGATCCGCCGCCTTACGCAAACCATTGGCCAGTGGGCTGGTTAG
- a CDS encoding peroxiredoxin translates to MGLGIGDRLPNFSVEDQNGDQRSSESVQGRWLVLFFYPKDDTPGCTAEACSFRDNSSNFAALNAEIWGVSGDDAVSHRRFAERHTLSFPLLCDRNNALRRQMGVPKALGMLPGRVTYVVDPTGVIRHTFSNLLDGPAHVREAERVLKELQS, encoded by the coding sequence ATGGGCCTCGGCATCGGTGATCGCTTACCCAACTTCAGTGTTGAGGATCAAAACGGAGATCAACGCTCTTCCGAATCCGTGCAAGGCCGCTGGCTGGTGCTCTTTTTCTATCCCAAGGACGACACGCCAGGTTGCACGGCTGAGGCCTGTAGTTTCCGGGACAACAGCAGCAATTTTGCGGCGCTGAACGCCGAAATTTGGGGAGTCAGTGGAGACGATGCGGTGAGTCATCGTCGTTTTGCCGAACGCCACACCCTGTCGTTTCCTCTTTTGTGCGACCGGAACAACGCCCTCCGACGCCAGATGGGTGTGCCCAAGGCCTTAGGGATGCTGCCCGGACGCGTGACCTATGTGGTGGACCCAACGGGTGTGATTCGCCATACATTCAGCAATCTCCTGGACGGCCCTGCCCACGTCCGAGAAGCCGAACGCGTCCTCAAGGAATTGCAGTCCTGA
- a CDS encoding 3'-5' exonuclease, with product MADQLDLLGGLQPTVRASAPSSKPRAAVPSPPLEDSQPEESETRAASPPSVVPRTLLIIDTETTGLEPENHCCVEVGAILFDVQSRAVLAQQSFLLPAETNAAEPINRIPAAVTRLSQPWKEALLWFQNLLDAADVLVAHNAAFDRQWFGRGELPAVTQPWLCSMEDMRWPADRQLRSRPSVRDLALAYGVPVWAAHRALTDCIYLAEVFARCDDLEQLLLQGLEPRQLVRAKVSYDDRQLARDAGFRWNDPIKGAWARRMSAREIQELSFPVVPVDLEAGDSKT from the coding sequence ATGGCTGATCAACTGGATCTGCTGGGTGGATTGCAACCCACGGTGCGCGCAAGTGCACCCAGCTCCAAACCGCGTGCAGCTGTACCAAGCCCTCCACTTGAGGACAGCCAACCTGAGGAGAGCGAAACCCGAGCAGCGTCTCCACCGAGCGTCGTCCCGAGGACGCTGTTGATCATCGATACGGAAACCACCGGCTTAGAGCCTGAAAATCATTGTTGCGTCGAGGTGGGCGCCATTTTGTTTGATGTGCAATCCAGGGCTGTCTTGGCGCAGCAATCATTTTTGTTGCCCGCCGAGACCAATGCCGCAGAGCCGATTAACCGGATCCCAGCAGCAGTCACCCGTCTTTCGCAACCGTGGAAGGAAGCGCTTCTTTGGTTTCAAAATCTTCTAGATGCGGCCGATGTTTTGGTGGCGCACAATGCTGCCTTCGACCGCCAATGGTTTGGGCGAGGCGAGTTACCGGCGGTGACCCAGCCCTGGTTGTGTTCCATGGAGGACATGCGCTGGCCGGCGGATCGGCAATTGCGTTCACGGCCTTCGGTGCGTGATCTCGCGTTGGCCTACGGGGTTCCCGTTTGGGCGGCCCATCGGGCTCTCACCGATTGCATTTACCTGGCGGAAGTGTTTGCCCGTTGTGACGACCTGGAACAGCTCTTGCTCCAAGGCTTAGAACCCAGGCAATTGGTGCGCGCCAAGGTGTCGTACGACGACCGCCAGCTCGCCCGTGATGCGGGATTTCGCTGGAATGACCCGATCAAAGGGGCCTGGGCTCGACGGATGAGCGCGCGGGAGATCCAAGAGCTGTCGTTTCCCGTTGTGCCTGTGGATCTGGAGGCCGGGGACAGCAAAACTTGA
- the pstS gene encoding phosphate ABC transporter substrate-binding protein PstS, with protein MHRVLVRVSLAACCVGLAACSGNQGAKPLNGAGATFPAKIYQSWFAGLAQSGGSKVNYQAVGSGSGRKAFIDQTVDFAASDDPIKAVDREKVEQGVVQIPMVGGTIAFGYNKPGCDLKLTQQQAVQVAIGKIKDWGDLGCEAGTITWVHRSDGSGTTKAFTNSMEAFSPEWTLGTGKSVQWPVGVGGKGNSGVAGVIENREGAIGYVNQSFIKGNVVAAAVQNKSGEFLKPSVESGAIALNGIQLDQYLAGKNPNPTKEGAYPIATLTWVLAYETGNGDKTSAVKDVLNYMLSDGSQDKAPSLGFVPLKGDILKASRAAVNKISE; from the coding sequence ATGCATCGGGTTCTGGTTCGCGTTTCGCTGGCCGCGTGTTGCGTGGGTCTGGCTGCATGCAGTGGCAACCAAGGCGCGAAACCTCTGAACGGAGCTGGTGCAACGTTCCCCGCCAAGATTTATCAGAGCTGGTTTGCCGGTTTAGCCCAGTCCGGTGGGTCCAAGGTGAACTATCAAGCGGTTGGCTCTGGTTCAGGCCGCAAGGCATTTATCGATCAAACCGTTGATTTCGCAGCATCGGATGATCCGATCAAGGCAGTTGATCGTGAAAAGGTTGAACAGGGTGTGGTTCAAATTCCAATGGTGGGTGGAACCATTGCATTCGGATACAACAAACCCGGTTGTGATCTAAAGCTCACGCAACAGCAAGCTGTTCAAGTTGCCATCGGCAAGATCAAGGATTGGGGCGATCTTGGCTGTGAAGCCGGAACGATTACTTGGGTGCATCGATCGGATGGTTCTGGCACCACCAAAGCCTTCACGAATTCCATGGAAGCGTTTTCGCCTGAGTGGACCCTCGGCACGGGTAAGTCTGTTCAATGGCCGGTAGGGGTCGGCGGCAAAGGAAATTCTGGTGTTGCAGGTGTGATTGAAAACCGTGAGGGGGCGATCGGATATGTGAATCAGTCGTTTATCAAAGGCAATGTGGTGGCAGCTGCAGTGCAGAACAAATCAGGGGAGTTTTTGAAGCCTTCTGTGGAGTCTGGGGCGATTGCCTTGAATGGCATTCAACTCGATCAATACCTCGCCGGTAAAAATCCAAACCCAACCAAAGAAGGTGCCTATCCAATCGCGACCCTCACATGGGTATTGGCCTATGAAACAGGCAACGGTGATAAAACATCGGCTGTTAAAGATGTACTGAATTACATGTTGTCTGATGGTTCCCAAGACAAGGCGCCTTCCCTTGGATTTGTTCCTCTTAAGGGGGATATCTTGAAGGCTTCTAGGGCTGCCGTGAACAAGATTAGTGAATAG
- the pstS gene encoding phosphate ABC transporter substrate-binding protein PstS, whose protein sequence is MSVSRKILVLSSLLALGAGMSASAAPRINGAGASFPAKIYQRWFADLARSGGPQVNYQSVGSGSGRKAFIDQTVNFAASDDPMKKKDMGKVGRGVVQIPMVGGTIAFGFNKPGCDLKLTQTQAVSVAMGKVRNWKELGCKPGTLVWVHRSDGSGTTKAFTNSMEAFSSEWTLGTGKSVKWPAGVGAKGNSGVAGVIQNRVGAIGYVNQSYIKGNVKAAALQNKSGEFLKPSVDAGARALNGITLDKDLAGKNPNPSAKGAYPISTLTWALAYKTGNGANAKVVKDAFNYMLSSKAQAIAPDLGFVPLKGDILKASKAAVNKIGK, encoded by the coding sequence ATGAGCGTCTCTAGGAAGATTCTTGTTCTTTCTTCTTTGCTCGCCCTTGGGGCAGGCATGTCAGCTTCTGCAGCACCAAGAATCAACGGTGCTGGTGCATCATTCCCTGCCAAAATTTATCAGCGTTGGTTCGCTGATTTGGCGAGATCTGGTGGGCCACAAGTGAATTATCAATCCGTTGGCTCTGGTTCAGGCCGTAAGGCATTTATCGATCAAACAGTCAATTTTGCTGCATCGGATGATCCGATGAAGAAAAAAGATATGGGTAAGGTTGGCCGTGGTGTTGTCCAAATCCCAATGGTGGGTGGCACGATTGCTTTTGGCTTCAACAAGCCTGGTTGTGATTTAAAGCTGACTCAAACCCAAGCCGTCAGCGTGGCGATGGGTAAGGTCAGAAATTGGAAAGAACTTGGCTGTAAGCCTGGAACTCTTGTTTGGGTCCATCGTTCAGATGGTTCCGGAACCACAAAAGCATTCACCAATTCGATGGAGGCCTTTTCATCAGAATGGACTCTTGGTACTGGTAAATCTGTGAAGTGGCCAGCTGGTGTTGGCGCTAAAGGTAACTCTGGCGTTGCTGGAGTGATCCAGAATCGCGTTGGTGCCATTGGATACGTCAACCAGTCCTACATCAAGGGAAATGTCAAGGCAGCTGCTTTGCAAAACAAGTCTGGTGAATTCCTGAAGCCCTCTGTTGATGCAGGAGCTCGTGCTTTGAACGGGATTACGCTGGATAAGGATTTAGCAGGAAAAAATCCCAATCCTTCTGCAAAGGGTGCCTATCCGATCTCAACCTTGACATGGGCCTTGGCCTATAAAACTGGCAATGGTGCTAATGCCAAGGTTGTGAAAGATGCCTTCAATTACATGCTGAGCTCTAAAGCACAGGCCATAGCTCCTGATCTGGGATTTGTCCCCCTGAAGGGAGATATCTTGAAGGCTTCTAAAGCTGCTGTTAACAAGATTGGTAAATAA
- the arsJ gene encoding organoarsenical effux MFS transporter ArsJ, with amino-acid sequence MNLSPLKQYGIVTTNYWAFTLTDGAMRMLVLFHFHALGYSTLEIAFLFLFYEFFGVVTNLYGGLIGARYGLRLTLWVGTCLQILALLMLMPVSSSWPKVLSVVYVMIAQAISGIAKDLNKMSAKSAIKTVISETPENLQVGEKRLFKWVAILTGSKNALKGVGFFLGGLLLMSMGFNSAMGWMAAGLAMALIPTLVLPGQMGKMKVKPALSSILSKSQGINVLSLARFFLFGARDVWFVVALPVFLEEALGWNFSEIGGFLGLWVVGYGIVQASAPALRRFWGQSQSPGASALQFWNGLLTAVPALLAVALWREVDVSIAITAGLALFGVVFAMNSSIHSYMVLAYTDSESVSLNVGFYYMANASGRLIGTLLSGAIFLLGGMQACLWTSCLLVGLAWLTSLRLPPTLRSSSLLPIN; translated from the coding sequence ATGAATTTATCCCCGTTAAAGCAATATGGCATCGTCACAACAAATTATTGGGCATTCACGCTCACGGATGGAGCCATGCGCATGCTGGTGCTGTTCCACTTCCATGCCCTCGGCTACTCGACACTGGAGATTGCTTTTTTATTCTTATTTTACGAATTTTTTGGTGTTGTTACCAACCTATATGGCGGATTAATTGGTGCTCGATATGGATTACGCCTAACCCTATGGGTTGGAACATGTCTTCAGATTCTGGCATTGTTGATGCTAATGCCAGTGTCTAGTAGTTGGCCCAAAGTATTAAGTGTGGTCTACGTGATGATAGCTCAGGCCATCAGTGGTATCGCAAAAGATCTCAACAAAATGAGTGCAAAGAGTGCTATCAAAACTGTTATTTCCGAAACCCCAGAGAATCTTCAAGTTGGAGAGAAAAGATTGTTTAAATGGGTTGCGATCCTCACTGGGTCAAAGAATGCCCTAAAGGGAGTCGGTTTTTTTCTTGGTGGCTTACTTCTCATGTCGATGGGATTCAATTCGGCCATGGGGTGGATGGCAGCCGGCTTGGCAATGGCATTAATCCCCACGCTGGTTCTCCCGGGGCAGATGGGCAAAATGAAAGTCAAGCCTGCATTGTCATCAATCCTGTCTAAGTCTCAAGGAATCAATGTTCTCTCCTTGGCACGTTTCTTCCTGTTCGGAGCTAGGGACGTGTGGTTTGTGGTTGCATTACCGGTGTTTTTGGAGGAAGCGCTGGGCTGGAACTTCTCGGAAATCGGCGGATTCCTGGGGCTTTGGGTTGTTGGGTACGGGATCGTCCAAGCATCAGCACCGGCCTTGCGACGATTCTGGGGACAATCCCAATCTCCTGGTGCCTCTGCCCTGCAATTCTGGAATGGCTTATTAACAGCAGTGCCGGCTCTTTTAGCTGTTGCGCTATGGCGCGAGGTGGATGTATCGATTGCAATTACCGCTGGTTTAGCTCTGTTTGGAGTGGTGTTTGCCATGAACTCTTCGATCCACTCGTATATGGTTCTTGCCTACACAGATTCCGAAAGCGTAAGCCTGAACGTCGGTTTTTATTACATGGCCAACGCATCTGGACGATTAATAGGAACGTTACTGTCGGGAGCTATTTTTCTTCTTGGAGGAATGCAAGCCTGTTTGTGGACGTCTTGTTTACTGGTGGGGTTAGCTTGGCTTACCAGCCTTCGCTTACCACCAACGTTGAGATCATCGTCTTTATTGCCAATTAATTAA